TCTTCTCCATCTGGTCGACTGAATTTGATGTATTTCCAATCTCAGGGTAGATCAATTCCCTGATTCTGTCCTCAGAAATGGCTTGATTCACCCATTGCACCACATCAGTACCACCCTTTGGATTGTACTGAGAAGGAAATTTCCCTGTCATAATTTCGAGAATAACGATTCCTAGACAGTAGACGTCGCTTTTGGGGGATACTTGTTGATATTGTACGGCCTCAGGGGAGTTGTAGGCAAAGAGGGCTTGCGCAGATTGGGTGTTGCTGATTAAAGCATTCAGCCCGTAATCTGTTAGCAGCGGCTCGTAACTGGATGACAGAAGTATGTTGTTGGACTTCAGATTCCCGTGTGGCAAGTCCTGGTTTGCGAATTCCGTGTGAAGGAATTCTAGCCCCTCAGCTATTCCCTTGATTATTCTCAGTCGCGTTGGCCAATTCAGCTCGTCGCTGCTACGATTGCCTGAAATTTGACACTCGAATGTTAAAGCATTTTCATGTCAGAAAACGGCAAGGGTTCGTGGAAAGATGTGAACAATACAAGAAATGGTGAATAACATATTTAGTTTATGCTTATTGATGTCACAATTTATTCAAAATCTGGGAATATCTTTTGCTGGATTTCGGGTTAAATTAGAAGCATATATTTCAGGGAGACCTATGATCAAAATTCGAGAATGAACCATATATTAAAAGGCATTACCATGCAACAGAAACATCAAGCTGCCTTTGGGGACAAATTCAGACACTAAAAGTTTCTCTTCTTTCCTGTAATGATACGCCAATGGTGGTAAAATATTGGGGTGCCTCGGACTTCCAAGCTTTCTGATCTCCGCGTCAAATTCGTCTCTACTGAACTTATTCATTTCTCTCAATCGTTTCACCACAACAGACAATCCGTTGGCCATTACGGCTTTGTATGCTGACCCCATGCCACCATTTCCAAGAACCTCTGCCGAAGCCTTCATCAAATCAGACAATCCGAATATCCCTCTCTCGTCATTAATCACCACAAGATCGCTTGCAGATTTCCCACTATGTGAGTGTATTCTGGAGGAACGGCCACTGGAGGTATCCGTGTTTCTTCCTTTCCGGCTAGAGCTCAGACTCCTGATATTGCTGATGGGTGTGTGGATCTGCACTTCTTCATCGAGATTCTCTTTTCCAAGGACCCTGAAATTGTTGTCCTTTCTCCGGGCTCTGAAAATGACTGTCACTAACAAAAGAGCAGCCACTATGCCCAAGATGATCCATTTGGCACTTGAGCCCGATTCTTTGGATTCACCAGTGGCCAATGAATCTTGAACTTTGCATTGCTTCGAAACTACAGCGCCACAGAGGTCGGGATTTCCTTCAAAGGCCGTGGCTTTAaattttgacatgctttgaggGACCTCCCCTTGTAGTTTGTTGTAGGACAGATCAAGTATCTGCAAGGATTTTTGTGCTAATTCAGGGACAGGCCCTGAAAACTCATTGTTATTTAGCGTTAGAGCTATGAGAGACTCCAGTTTTCCTAAAGAATCGGGGATTTTACCCGATAACTTGTTTCGCGCAAGCTCCACTTTCTTGAGATTCCCGGATTTTATAAAGAAATCTGAAGCT
This Primulina eburnea isolate SZY01 chromosome 2, ASM2296580v1, whole genome shotgun sequence DNA region includes the following protein-coding sequences:
- the LOC140816474 gene encoding pollen receptor-like kinase 3, which encodes MAAVRLLVSFLVFSVSFAIDDDDYLIEFKKKLKNSSALDSTWIKGTNPCDNKKKWLGVDCSEAGHTSVSGLFLMNLGLSGDAGNIDLGSLWNLQELRAISLENNSFSGPMPQFNRLNKLKAIFLAGNEFSGEIASDFFIKSGNLKKVELARNKLSGKIPDSLGKLESLIALTLNNNEFSGPVPELAQKSLQILDLSYNKLQGEVPQSMSKFKATAFEGNPDLCGAVVSKQCKVQDSLATGESKESGSSAKWIILGIVAALLLVTVIFRARRKDNNFRVLGKENLDEEVQIHTPISNIRSLSSSRKGRNTDTSSGRSSRIHSHSGKSASDLVVINDERGIFGLSDLMKASAEVLGNGGMGSAYKAVMANGLSVVVKRLREMNKFSRDEFDAEIRKLGSPRHPNILPPLAYHYRKEEKLLVSEFVPKGSLMFLLHGNRSSDELNWPTRLRIIKGIAEGLEFLHTEFANQDLPHGNLKSNNILLSSSYEPLLTDYGLNALISNTQSAQALFAYNSPEAVQYQQVSPKSDVYCLGIVILEIMTGKFPSQYNPKGGTDVVQWVNQAISEDRIRELIYPEIGNTSNSVDQMEKMLYIAAACTENDHTKRIEMREAARNIGEVQV